The Methanolacinia paynteri genomic sequence TCTATGGCATGACCGGCGGACAGGGGAGCCCGTGCACGCCGGTCGGGGCGATATCCACGACGACTCCATATGGTGCGGCCGAGCCCGTCTTCGATCTCGCAAGGCTTGCGGAGGCTGCGGGTGCGAACTATTCGGCGAGATGGACATCGTACCACGTCAAGGAGCTCACGAAGGCGATAAAAACGGGGATGGAGACTCCCGGCTTGTCGTTCATCGAGGCGATGACCCAGTGCCCTACGTCGTTCGGGCGGAGGAACAAGCTGCGGACGACGACCTCGATGCTCGAGTACCTGAGGGACAATGCCGTTCTTCTCGGAAAGGCGAAGAGGATGGAGGCCGAAGGGAAGATGCTTTCGGGCAGCCAGTTTACGGTCGGCGAGTTCGTGAAACGCTACAGGCCCGCACTTGGAGTCAGGGGTGATCGTAATGAGGAATGAAGTTCTCTTCTCCGGGTTCGGCGGTCAGGGGATTATCCTCTCCGCCGTGATCCTCGGCCGGGCGGCCGCGATATACGACAACAAGTTTGCTGTCCAGACCCAGGTCTACGGGCCGGAAGCCCGCGGAGGCGCCTCGATGAGCGCCGTAATCATCGAGGAAGAGGAGGTCTTATACCCGAAGGTGCGGAGTCCCGACATCTACGTTATAATGTCGCAGCAGGGCTTCGAGAAGTACGGTGTCAGGGCCGGTTCGGACGCGAAGATGCTGCTCGATTCCGATCTCGTCTTTTCGAGGCCGGAGTGTCCTTATGCGGAGATCCCTGCGACAGGAACCGCCAAGAAGCAGCTGGGGAAGGTAATCGTCGCGAATATTATCATGCTCGGTGCGCTGGTTACGGCGACGGAGGTCGTCAGCAGGGCGGCTATAGAGATGGCGGTGATGGACAGCGTCCCGAAGGGCACCGAGAAACTGAATATGGATGCCCTTAATGCCGGTTTCGAACTCGGAGAGAACTGCGATTTTTAACGAGGTTTAGTAATGAAGCTTTTGGAATATGAGGCCAAGGATATTTTTAAAAAATATGGAATTCCCGTAGCAAAGGGGTTTGTTGTAAAAAAAACCGATTGTGACGGGACAGGTGCCGTAATAAATACAGGGATCGAAAGATGCGAACTCGGAGAAGAGGTTGTCATCAAGGCCCAGGTGGAAGTCGGCGGAAGGGGCAAGGCCGGCGGGGTCGTGATCTGTCCTTCGGGTGATGCACCGGAAAAGTCCGCCGCGATGTTTGCAAAGGAGATCAAAGGCGTTCCCGTCGAGACAATTCTCGTCGAGGAGAAACTCCCGATAACGGGCGAATATTACGTGAGCATCACGCTCGACCGGTCCAAAAAGGCGCCGGTGATCCTCTTCTCGGCCGAGGGGGGGGTGGAGATCGAGGAGACGGCGAAGAACAACCCCGGTGCTCTGCACAGGGTCAGGGTCTCGCCCATGCTCGACGATATCCCGGACTTCATGATGAGGGAGCTTTTGAGAGGAGCCCCTAAGGAGCTTGCTCCTGTAATAAAGTCGCTTTACCGTGTCTTCTGCAAAAGCGATGCGATCTTGGCCGAAATAAATCCGCTTGTCACAACAGAAAGGGGAGTCTATGCGGCCGACGCGAAGATCATCGTCGACGATAACGCCCTCGGCCGGCAGGGAATTTCCGTGAACCGCGACCTGACGGAACGCGAAAGGCTGGCGGAGGATCTTGGCTTTTCATACGTCGAGCTTGACGGAAACATCGGTGTTATCGGAAATGGTGCGGGTCTGACGATGTCCACCCTCGATATGATAGAATACTTCGGCGGAAAGGCTGCAAACTTCCTCGATGTCGGCGGTGGTGCGGACCGGAAGAGGGTGTGCAGCGCAGTGAAGCTGGTTTCGGGAATGGACGGAGTGAAGGTCATAGTCGTCAACCTCCTCGGCGGAATTACGAGATGCGACGAGGTCGCCGCCGGAATTGTGGAGGCGGGAGTACCGCAGCAGGTCGTCGTCCGTCTTGCCGGGACGAACGAGGCCGAGGGCAAAAAGATCCTCTCGGAGAAGGGATACAGGATGCTCGGGTCGATGGAAGAGGTTGTTAAGTTCGCGGTAGAGGAGGCCGACTGAGATGATATACGGGGATAAAAATACGGGCGTAATCGTTCAGGGTGCGACCGGGAGGCAGGGAGCTTTCCATATCGACCTCATGAATGAATACGCTGAATCGGTCGGCGGAAAAGGAGTCGTTGCCGGGGTCACGCCGGGCAAAGGCGGGCAGGAGGTCCACGGGGTTCCGGTCTATAACTCTGTAAGGGAAGCCCTCCTCGAACACGACGCATCGGTGAGCGTCCTCTTCGTTCCCGGTTTTGCTGCAGGGGATTCAATCATGGAGGCGGCATACAACGGCCTCGATCTTGTCGTTGCGATAACCGAGCACATACCTGTTCATGACACTATAAAGGCGATCTCATACGCAGAAATCGAAGGGTGCAGCGTCATCGGCCCCAACTGTCCCGGGACGATGTCTCCCGGCGAGCTTAAACTCGGGATCATGCCGGCACAGCTCGCAATGAGGGGGAACGTCGGCGTCATATCAAGGAGCGGAACCCTGACATACGAGGTAGTTAACGAACTCAGCCGTGCAGGAATCGGGCAGAGTACGATCGTCGGGATCGGTGGCGACCCGGTAATCGGCGAGACTTTCGTGGACGTTATCGAGAGGTTCGATAAGGACCCGGAGACTAAGGCAGTAGTCCTTATCGGCGAAGTCGGCGGAAATCTCGAAGAGGAGGGAGCGTCGTATTCGAACCTTCCTCTCGTGACATATATCGCGGGCATCTCCGCTCCGCCGGAGAAAAGGATGGGCCATGCCGGCGCGATCGTAGCCGGAGGCGAGGGCGATGCAAGGTCGAAGATCAGCCGCCTCGAATCTATGGGCATAACCGTGGCAAAAAAGCCTTCCGACATCCCGGTTCTCATCAGGGAACTTTTATAATTATAAAAAATTTTATTAGGTATCAGCCGGGATGATAGATTAGTGAATAATGAACTTCTTATGATGCAGATCGCGGCTGATCTTGCCGCAAAGACAGGTGCGAAGGCGATCGTCTCCTTCCTCTCTCCACTGGAGTTTGAATCTGCTATCCCGGTAATCTGGGTCGAGGATCTCCAGCTCGATGTCTTAAAGGACCTGACCATGCACGATATCCTCGAGGTATCCGAGAAGCATCTCAATGATGCCGCTGTCCAGATCTACCTCGCAAAAGAGTTCGAGGAAGGGATCGTCGTTGGTGTTTTCCCCCACGCACTGATAACGTTCGATATCAAGGACGGCAGTTCGTTCATCAACGTCAGGAGTTTCGAGGATATCATCCCGAGGGACGTGATGTCGGCCGTACTGAAGGTGGCCCTCGAGATCTCCAGACAGGGAAGGGAGGGGCGTAAAATCGGAACCGCGTTTATCATCGGCGATGAGAACAAGATCTACACCCACTCGTACCAGGCCATAATCAATCCTTACAAGGGGCAGAAATCCGAGGACTGCAACATCAAGAACGAGCACAACTGGGAGAGCATAAAGGAGTTCTCCCAGCTCGACGGCGTATTTATCGTAAATACCGAAGGGCAGATCGTCTCCGCGGGAAGATACCTTAATATCAATACGGGGACGGTCAAACTCCCGGGCGGAATGGGTGGAAGACATCTTGCAGCGGCAGCGATAACGATGGACCTTCCCGTGGTCGGGGTGACTGTTTCGGAGTCGGGCGGGATCGTGAGGGTCTTCCGCGACGGCTCCTGCGTCCTGACGATCAGGTCGGATATCAGTATCCGGTGAAGATACCGAAGAGACCTGAAACCAGCGACAGGTAAATATCTGCCGGGTAAAATAAGCGGGTGTGAAGACCGGCGACTGATTCTCCCGTAATATCTCCTTTTTTTCAATTTTTATTTTTTGCTCTCATCTGCCGAAAAGGCGTGACTGATGATATTAGTGATGGTCGGGTCTGCCAGGTGCTCCTTTCTCCTGTACTTTACCAGGACCATGAAATGCAGTGCAGCGGGAGCCAGTGCAATCCAGAATGTGAGCGACAAAGGCACTGGGAGCGGGAGCGCCATTATTGCACCGCCAATAACGAGAAATGAAACGATATATACTACAAATGCCCGCATCAACTCCTCTTTGATTATAAAATCGATCTTCATGAATCCCTTCCTGCATCCCGGAACTAATAATAAAAATAAATTGTCGGTTCTAATATATAACGGATCAGCGGGTCTTCACGGCCCTTCTCCTCGCGGGCATCAATATCAAAAGACAGACCGCAAAAGCGATCCCGGCGATTCCCGCGATAAAACCGAATCCGGGCGACTCTTTCTCCTCCGGCGTCATGACGATATCGAATTCAACTTTTGCGTCATCAAAGCCCTCCAGGCTTTTGTACTGCCGGAAGCCCTCTTTTTCGGCAGTGATGTTGAGCTTCGGGCCGTAGACATATTCTATCCTGTAACTGCCGTTGGCATCGGTCATGGCGGTCGAACCGATAAATACGCCTTTGGAGATTAAAGCCGAAGAATTCGCACTGACCAGGCAGCCCTCCACCGGTTCGCCGTCAGGGTCCGTGACCAGCCCGTGCAGCGTATAAATTGGTGCGGGCGGCGGCCCCGTGATTATTGTGAACATAGTGGTTTCTGATGCCGTGTTTCCTTTTTCGTCGGTGACTGTTACGGAAATCGAATTTTCCCCGCCGCCCTCCACGTGGACGGAGTCTTCGATATGGGAGGAGGGATCGGATTCGACTGTCTCCCATCCGCTGTCGAGGGTTACGTTTGCAATCGCGTACTTCGAGGAGATATCGGCGATGACCCTGACCTCGTGCGGAACGACGTCGCTGTGGAACCTGCTTCCGTTTTCCGGCCAGGTGATGGCGATCGATATGGGCCGGTCGTCTGTAAGAACAAAATGAAATACCTGGTTGCAGAACGGCCCGATGATAAGAGAATATTTCCCGGCAACCGCTCCGGACTGCAATCCGGTGTCGGTCTCGAATTTTGTCGTATCTATCTCCGCCGACCACGAATTAATTCCCTCTTCTCCTGCGACGACCGTTGTTGAGCCGGTGTATGACGGCGGTCGAAGTCCGGGGCTTCCCGGCCCGAGATCCGAGACCTGTATCATATAACCGATCTCCTGGCCGGCCGGGAGGTTGGTCGTCCCGGAAATTGTAAAATTCGCACCGAAAGGCTGTGCTCCTACGGGATTCACATTATACCAGTATGATCCTTCACTGCACCCTGCCGGTTCGTCCGGGGTGTAGGCATTTCCCGAAACTACAAGAGCCGTGATAATTATGATGATTATTAACGGCTTTTCCCGGAGTTTCATCTTCTGCGATCTCCGGTTGAGAGTGTATTCATATTTTGGCCTTCAATTGAGAATGTACGATCAACTACTTAATACCGGTTTTCACCACTCTCCCGGATTCTCCCCGCCGCTGTTCTCAAACTGTGTGCAAACATTTATCGTCGGTGGTGCCGACAGAGAATATGTCGGTTGTATAGTCGGCAGATGAAATGACCGGGTCGTAGGTTTTGTGTGAAACTTCGGGCCTGTGGTTCCGGTCGTTTACCGTTTGATTGGATTTTTTTAAAAGGGTCCGGCCGGAGGAGAACTTCACCTGTCTTCTCCGTCCGGGAAAATGCGATTGTCTTTTAACAGCGGTGCCGAAATATAAATTTCAGCTATGCGAAACCCCCCGGCCCTTTTGAAATTGTATATTGTTAACGGGTATTTTCCGGTTTTGATCGATAATCCGGCCGGGCATAAAGGCCGGTTCCGGAAAGATAATTTTGCCGGATATAAAACAAACTATCCGTAATACTGAAAGATCATATTGATATGCGTAAAGAGAGCTTTAATTTTATGAGGTTTTCCTGTGGTCCCATACTTTTGCTGATCGTTCTTTTCATAGCCGTGGTTGTATCGGCGCCGGTATCCGCACAGACATACCAGAACATTGAGATGACCGTAGATACCGGTGGTTCGTCTCTCGGGGAGATCGTATCGGTTACGACTGTGCCCGAGATTGGATCGTATTCGGTTACGATCACCCGCGGAACAGAGGTCTTTCCCGTCTCCGCAGGGGATTCGATCGAAGACGGGGATATCCTGGTATTGCAGAGGGGTGCATATGCCGATGTCTCGCTCTCCGACAGGCCCTCATCGCAGATGTTCGGGGGCGGGACCGACGGCCTTGCTGTTTTGTTCAAAAAATCCGGCTCTTCGTCGGATAGCGTGGACGAACAGGTGAAGACCGTGTACCTTCCTGCGGACACCGGCCACGAGGCGGGCAGGGTCGATTCAGTCGGCGGAAGCTGTTACATCCAGAGGGGCGACCGTATCCTTCCCGCGACCGTAGGCGAGATAATACTTGTCGGCGACCGGATATCGTGCGACGAGGGCTCGCAGGTTACGATCGAATTCTCCAGTCTCGGTTCCGCCAGGACGTTTTCATCCGGTCCGGTATGGGCGATAGAGAGGGAAAACAGTGAGACGGAGCCGGCCGGTGCGATAATGTCGCTATTTGATGAGATCGGGAAGAAGGCATCGGAGATCTGGGAAACGGTCACAGGATTCCTTAGCGGCGGGAAGTTCGATACCGCGGAACCGGATGAAGGGGTAGGAGTGAGAGGCTGACTTCTGTGAATTTTTTACTCTAAAAAAAATATTTTGATTACAGGATCGTGTATCACCATTGTGCCTAATCACGTTGCTTATGTAATTATTTTCCGGATTATTATTGACAGTAATATTCAATAAGCAAATTATATTGTATTACTGAATTAAAGTAATATAGAATTGTCTTTTGGGAGAAAGCTATGCAGAGAAATATCTCAGTTGAGAAACTAACTCAGACACCAATTGAAAAGCAGCAGATAGAGATCGCCGAGAGAAAGTGCATCGGCCACCCCGACAGTCTTGCAGACGGAATCGCGGAGGCGGTATCGAGAGCCCTTTCGAAAACATATCTTGAAGAGTGCGATGCGGTCCTTCACCACAACACGGACCAGGGCGAAGTTGTCGCAGGCGAGTCGATACCGAAATTCGGCGGCGGAAAGGTTACAAGGCCCATATACATCCTACTTACCGGCCGTGCGACGAAGGACTTCCAGGGAAAGACTATTCCTACCGACGCCATTGCAGTCGAGGCAGCCCGCAGCTATCTCAGCGAGACGCTCCAGTTCCTCAATATGGAAAGAGACGTAATCGTCGACTGCAGGATGGGAGTCGGTTCGTCCGATCTCCGCGACGTCTTCAAGGCATGCGGCGACAACCCCGTCCCCCACGCAAACGATACGTCGTTCGGTATCGGCCATGCACCCTTCAGCGATCTTGAAAACATCATCCTGACGGTTAGCGAACACATCGACAACAATGTCAGGCCCAAAAAGCCGGTAATCGGAACGGATGTCAAGATTATGGGACTCAGGCAGAACAACGAGATCAACCTGACACTCTGTGTCCCGATGATCGATCAGTTCTGCAGTTCAATGGACGACTATGTCGACGCGGTCGGCTTCATAGGCGAAGAAGTAAAGAAGGTCGCATCCGGATGCACGGACAGGAAAGTCAATGTCTGGATAAACACCGGCGACCGTGTAGACAAGGGAAGCATCTTCCTCACCGTGACCGGAACCTCGGCGGAGATGGGCGACGACGGATCTGTCGGCCGCGGCAACCGCTGCAATGGTCTGATCACCCCGCAGAGACCGATGAGCATGGAGGCAACGAGCGGAAAGAACCCGATAAACCACATAGGAAAGATCTACAACCTCCTCTCGACGGAGATCGCAACACAGTGCGTGAACGAGATCGACGGAATCGACGATCTCTACGTCCGCCTTCTCTCGCAGATTGGAAAACCCATCGACCAGCCGTTCGTTGCAAGTGCGCAGTATATAGCTGAAGAAGAGTGCAACGCCTCCGTCGGGCAGGATATCAATTCGATAATCGACGAGAGACTGGCCGATATAAGGTCAATCACCGAGAGGGTAATCCGCGGTGAATTAAAGACTTTCTAATACAACTATTTTTATAAGAATGAATTCCGATGCAAAACCAGGGGATGTAATACGTCTCGCCATCCCCAATAAAGGCAGAATTGCCGATCCGATTATCGAAACCGTCGAGAAGAGCGGGCTCAAAATCAAAAACAGCGTCCAGAGAAAGCTGATCTCAAAGACCTCCGACCCGGAGATCGAGGTGCTGTTCGCACGCCCTATCGATATTCCGGAGTTCGTGGCGGACGGGGCGGCGGATCTCGGGATCACGGGAAAGGACATGATCATGGAGAGGGGATCCGATGTTGAAGAGCTCCTCGATCTCCAGAGCGGAAACGCGAACCTTGTACTGGCGGTCCCGGCGGATTCGGGTATAACCGATCCGAAGCAGCTCGACGGCCTCCGTGTCGCGACCGAATTTTCGGGGATCTCGGCGAAGTACTTCAAAGATCTCGGCATAGATGTCACACTCGTTCCCGTCGGGGGCGCCTGCGAGGCCGCACCATATCTCGGGATCGCCGACGCGATAATCGATCTCACCAGTTCGGGTGTCACTCTCGCCACGAACAACCTGAAGGTTGTTGCCGAGATTCTCAAATCGACGACGGTTCTAATCGCCAACAGGAATGCAAAGGCAAGGTACCCCGAGAAGATCGCTGAGCTATGCCTCGCACTTGAGAGTGTAATCCGGGCACGGGGCCAGTGCTACCTCATGATGAATGTCATGCGTCAGTCGCTCGAAGAGGTGAAGAAGGAGCTTCCCGGACTTTCGGGCCCGACGGTGATGGACGTTTCGTCGGATGACAACCTTGTCGCTGTTCATGCGGTCGTAAAGGAGGATCATCTCTATTCGCTCGTCGGAAAGCTGAAGAAGGCGGGCGCAAGGGATATCCTCGTGGTCCCGATCGAGCGGATGATCCGTTGATCCTGGAGGCAGAGATGAAGGTCTTTC encodes the following:
- the sucD gene encoding succinate--CoA ligase subunit alpha, which gives rise to MIYGDKNTGVIVQGATGRQGAFHIDLMNEYAESVGGKGVVAGVTPGKGGQEVHGVPVYNSVREALLEHDASVSVLFVPGFAAGDSIMEAAYNGLDLVVAITEHIPVHDTIKAISYAEIEGCSVIGPNCPGTMSPGELKLGIMPAQLAMRGNVGVISRSGTLTYEVVNELSRAGIGQSTIVGIGGDPVIGETFVDVIERFDKDPETKAVVLIGEVGGNLEEEGASYSNLPLVTYIAGISAPPEKRMGHAGAIVAGGEGDARSKISRLESMGITVAKKPSDIPVLIRELL
- a CDS encoding DNA integrity scanning protein DisA nucleotide-binding domain protein, which encodes MNNELLMMQIAADLAAKTGAKAIVSFLSPLEFESAIPVIWVEDLQLDVLKDLTMHDILEVSEKHLNDAAVQIYLAKEFEEGIVVGVFPHALITFDIKDGSSFINVRSFEDIIPRDVMSAVLKVALEISRQGREGRKIGTAFIIGDENKIYTHSYQAIINPYKGQKSEDCNIKNEHNWESIKEFSQLDGVFIVNTEGQIVSAGRYLNINTGTVKLPGGMGGRHLAAAAITMDLPVVGVTVSESGGIVRVFRDGSCVLTIRSDISIR
- a CDS encoding thiamine pyrophosphate-dependent enzyme; the protein is YGMTGGQGSPCTPVGAISTTTPYGAAEPVFDLARLAEAAGANYSARWTSYHVKELTKAIKTGMETPGLSFIEAMTQCPTSFGRRNKLRTTTSMLEYLRDNAVLLGKAKRMEAEGKMLSGSQFTVGEFVKRYRPALGVRGDRNEE
- a CDS encoding 2-oxoacid:acceptor oxidoreductase family protein, with product MRNEVLFSGFGGQGIILSAVILGRAAAIYDNKFAVQTQVYGPEARGGASMSAVIIEEEEVLYPKVRSPDIYVIMSQQGFEKYGVRAGSDAKMLLDSDLVFSRPECPYAEIPATGTAKKQLGKVIVANIIMLGALVTATEVVSRAAIEMAVMDSVPKGTEKLNMDALNAGFELGENCDF
- a CDS encoding carboxypeptidase-like regulatory domain-containing protein, with product MKLREKPLIIIIIITALVVSGNAYTPDEPAGCSEGSYWYNVNPVGAQPFGANFTISGTTNLPAGQEIGYMIQVSDLGPGSPGLRPPSYTGSTTVVAGEEGINSWSAEIDTTKFETDTGLQSGAVAGKYSLIIGPFCNQVFHFVLTDDRPISIAITWPENGSRFHSDVVPHEVRVIADISSKYAIANVTLDSGWETVESDPSSHIEDSVHVEGGGENSISVTVTDEKGNTASETTMFTIITGPPPAPIYTLHGLVTDPDGEPVEGCLVSANSSALISKGVFIGSTAMTDANGSYRIEYVYGPKLNITAEKEGFRQYKSLEGFDDAKVEFDIVMTPEEKESPGFGFIAGIAGIAFAVCLLILMPARRRAVKTR
- a CDS encoding succinate--CoA ligase subunit beta, producing the protein MKLLEYEAKDIFKKYGIPVAKGFVVKKTDCDGTGAVINTGIERCELGEEVVIKAQVEVGGRGKAGGVVICPSGDAPEKSAAMFAKEIKGVPVETILVEEKLPITGEYYVSITLDRSKKAPVILFSAEGGVEIEETAKNNPGALHRVRVSPMLDDIPDFMMRELLRGAPKELAPVIKSLYRVFCKSDAILAEINPLVTTERGVYAADAKIIVDDNALGRQGISVNRDLTERERLAEDLGFSYVELDGNIGVIGNGAGLTMSTLDMIEYFGGKAANFLDVGGGADRKRVCSAVKLVSGMDGVKVIVVNLLGGITRCDEVAAGIVEAGVPQQVVVRLAGTNEAEGKKILSEKGYRMLGSMEEVVKFAVEEAD
- the hisG gene encoding ATP phosphoribosyltransferase; this translates as MNSDAKPGDVIRLAIPNKGRIADPIIETVEKSGLKIKNSVQRKLISKTSDPEIEVLFARPIDIPEFVADGAADLGITGKDMIMERGSDVEELLDLQSGNANLVLAVPADSGITDPKQLDGLRVATEFSGISAKYFKDLGIDVTLVPVGGACEAAPYLGIADAIIDLTSSGVTLATNNLKVVAEILKSTTVLIANRNAKARYPEKIAELCLALESVIRARGQCYLMMNVMRQSLEEVKKELPGLSGPTVMDVSSDDNLVAVHAVVKEDHLYSLVGKLKKAGARDILVVPIERMIR
- a CDS encoding methionine adenosyltransferase: MQRNISVEKLTQTPIEKQQIEIAERKCIGHPDSLADGIAEAVSRALSKTYLEECDAVLHHNTDQGEVVAGESIPKFGGGKVTRPIYILLTGRATKDFQGKTIPTDAIAVEAARSYLSETLQFLNMERDVIVDCRMGVGSSDLRDVFKACGDNPVPHANDTSFGIGHAPFSDLENIILTVSEHIDNNVRPKKPVIGTDVKIMGLRQNNEINLTLCVPMIDQFCSSMDDYVDAVGFIGEEVKKVASGCTDRKVNVWINTGDRVDKGSIFLTVTGTSAEMGDDGSVGRGNRCNGLITPQRPMSMEATSGKNPINHIGKIYNLLSTEIATQCVNEIDGIDDLYVRLLSQIGKPIDQPFVASAQYIAEEECNASVGQDINSIIDERLADIRSITERVIRGELKTF